A stretch of Mesoplodon densirostris isolate mMesDen1 chromosome 7, mMesDen1 primary haplotype, whole genome shotgun sequence DNA encodes these proteins:
- the LOC132494119 gene encoding bone marrow proteoglycan-like, translating to MELHLLLALLLGKVSALHLRTEMSNIESPLGDDTLPQVGEVPESEAKGVPVEEPMLLEEEEDRGSGSEDAPREEGAVESIAALDEVDRDLQCPKDEDTVKLEGIPGCKTCRFLLLTCQGCYRGRLICIHNFSLNYQIQCLVRQINQGQVWIRGQVTGWGRCTRFCWLDGTLWNFAYGAAGQLWGSAGRCVILCTGRGHWRRAPCGVALPIICCY from the exons ATGGAACTCCACCTACTTCTGGCTCTTCTACTTGGGAAAGTTTCAGCTCTTCATCTGA GAACTGAAATGTCCAACATTGAGAGCCCCTTGGGAGATGACACCCTGCCTCAGGTTGGGGAGGTGCCAGAAAGTGAGGCAAAGGGGGTCCCTGTGGAGGAGCCGATGCTGctagaggaagaggaagacaggGGCTCTGGAAGTGAAGATGCCCCCAGGGAAGAGGGGGCTGTTGAGTCCATTGCAGCCTTGGATGAGGTAGACAGGGACCTTCAGTGTCCTAAGGATGAGGACACAGTAAAACTGGAGGGCATCCCTGGATGCAAGACCTGCCGCTTCCTCCTG TTGACGTGCCAGGGGTGCTACCGGGGCAGACTCATCTGCATCCACAACTTCAGCCTTAATTACCAGATCCAGTGCTTAGTCAGACAGATCAACCAGGGCCAAGTCTGGATCAGAGGCCAGGTCACCGGCTGG GGTCGCTGCACACGCTTTTGCTGGCTTGATGGCACTCTCTGGAATTTTGCATACGGGGCTGCTGGCCAGCTCTGGGGCAGTGCTGGTAGATGTGTGATCCTGTGCACCGGAA GAGGCCACTGGCGTCGAGCTCCCTGTGGCGTGGCTCTCCCGATCATCTGTTGCTACTGA
- the LOC132493851 gene encoding proteoglycan 3-like, with product MKCLLLLPLVLLGTVSALYLENDASHLGSRETQADLSQDLEGSGEQEGELALNYGVLESEEEDAVASSYQDAFEDEGAMESDPAALDKDLQCPKEEDTIQLPGGPGCKTCRLLLVQTPTTFWEAQSVCRKCYRGNLVSIHNSCSNYRIQVSVSRINKAQVWIGGFLKGRFCWKKFHWTDGSAWNFVYWASGQPRNGCGHCVALNTRGGRWRRARCKTRLPFVCAF from the exons ATGAAATGCCTCCTGCTTCTGCCGCTTGTCCTGCTGGGGACAGTTTCTGCTCTGTATCTGG aGAATGATGCCTCCCATCTGGGCAGCAGAGAGACACAGGCTGACCTGAGCCAGGATCTGGAAGGTTCGGGGGAACAGGAGGGAGAGCTGGCCCTGAATTATGGAGTGCTTGAGTCGGAGGAAGAGGACGCTGTGGCTTCCAGCTATCAAGATGCGTTTGAGGATGAGGGGGCCATGGAGTCAGACCCAGCAGCCCTAGACAAGGATTTGCAGTGCCCTAAGGaagaggacacaattcagcttcCAGGCGGTCCTGGGTGCAAGACCTGCCGCCTCCTGTTGGTGCAGACCCCGACGACGTTTTGGGAAGCTCAG AGTGTATGCAGGAAGTGCTACCGAGGCAACCTCGTCTCCATCCACAACTCCTGTTCCAACTATCGCATCCAGGTCTCGGTCAGTAGGATCAACAAAGCACAGGTCTGGATCGGAGGCTTCCTCAAGGGCCGG TTCTGTTGGAAGAAATTTCACTGGACTGATGGCAGTGCCTGGAATTTTGTATACTGGGCCTCAGGACAACCTAGGAATGGGTGCGGCCACTGTGTGGCCCTGAACACCAGAG GGGGTCGCTGGCGACGAGCTCGATGCAAAACACGTCTGCCCTTCGTCTGCGCCTTCTAA
- the LOC132494120 gene encoding bone marrow proteoglycan-like, producing MANIESPLGDDTLPQVGEVPESEAKGVPVEEPMLLEEEEDRGSGSEDAPREEGAVESIAALDEVDRDLQCPKDEDTVKLEGIPGCKTCRFLLLTCQGCYRGRLICIHNFSLNYQIQCLVRQINQGQVWIRGQVTGWGRCTRFCWLDGTLWNFAYGAAGQLWGSAGRCVILCTGRGHWRRAPCGVALPIICCY from the exons ATGGCCAACATTGAGAGCCCCTTGGGAGATGACACCCTGCCTCAGGTTGGGGAGGTGCCAGAAAGTGAGGCAAAGGGGGTCCCTGTGGAGGAGCCGATGCTGctagaggaagaggaagacaggGGCTCTGGAAGTGAAGATGCCCCCAGGGAAGAGGGGGCTGTTGAGTCCATTGCAGCCTTGGATGAGGTAGACAGGGACCTTCAGTGTCCTAAGGATGAGGACACAGTAAAACTGGAGGGCATCCCTGGATGCAAGACCTGCCGCTTCCTCCTG TTGACGTGCCAGGGGTGCTACCGGGGCAGACTCATCTGCATCCACAACTTCAGCCTTAATTACCAGATCCAGTGCTTAGTCAGACAGATCAACCAGGGCCAAGTCTGGATCAGAGGCCAGGTCACCGGCTGG GGTCGCTGCACACGCTTTTGCTGGCTTGATGGCACTCTCTGGAATTTTGCATACGGGGCTGCTGGCCAGCTCTGGGGCAGTGCTGGTAGATGTGTGATCCTGTGCACCGGAA GAGGCCACTGGCGTCGAGCTCCCTGTGGCGTGGCTCTCCCGATCATCTGTTGCTACTGA